From the genome of Vitis riparia cultivar Riparia Gloire de Montpellier isolate 1030 chromosome 11, EGFV_Vit.rip_1.0, whole genome shotgun sequence:
CTAAGTGATATTGATATATGAACCACCATATGAGACTGAGACATAGCCAAATGAAATTTTGTCACACAAGTAGTCTAGTCTGAATGACCACAACCTTTGCttttttaaaaaggattttcttACTACTCTGTTTGGTTACCAAGAGgtgaaggaaaaagaggaagagCTAGAATTTCGCTGCTACAACCCCACTCATTGGTCccaaagttttttttcttcacccATGTCTTTTTAGCAAAGAAAAGGATTGCACAAGGTTTTCTAATTTAAAGTTCTATTCAAACATGGTTCCAAGTTAATCTAGCTTTAATGGCTAATCTCAAACCAAGGTTGCAATCTGTAGAAACCTAGTTTTGCAGGTAGTTTTGCTTCTTTGTTCTATGTCTGTGTCTATATTAGCTAAAGGGTTGACCATATATCCTGaggggaaaaagaaaggaaaaaaacaccAAGTTAGAGAAACAGTGGAAGGCATTGGGATAATTGAGAATCATATAACATACCATTATAGAACTCCATGTTCGGCCTGGATCGTTGTAGCGAGCAAGCAAACAACCCATTTTAGGTTTAAGACCATCTCTAATAAGATTAGAGCGGAgtgctttctctttctcttgaaCGATATCGTCCATAGGTTTTCCACTGAACTTTGACACTGCAGCAATGCCTCCTTCCACCTTCCTCAAGCTAATGGCTTCTTGGTTGGGATCTGGTAGACTGATCAACATATATACTTATTGCTTAATTGTTCACACTATGCAAGTTCTCAAGTGGTTTTATTGCTTTCTGCCATTATTAATTTCTCAGCTGGAGTCAGTTGTgtgtttaatttgaaattgaagaatttATGTTCAGCAATATCAGTTTCAGTATATTTGGACTCGAAAAGAGCCTCACCTGCTCATCTCTTTCTCTAGAGGAAGAACTATTTGGATGGATACTTTGGACTTGTCAGCATCAAATGCTTGAGTGAAGACAGGGGTGGTCATTGGAATCTTTTCCATTGTCGAGTTCTTTCCAAAAATATATCTAAACAGATTGAATCTCTCAAAACCAtctgaaggaaaaacaaaagagaaacaaCAGAATTGGATTCAGAAGAATGCTCACCCAGCAACATCATTAAAGCCAGTTGATCCTGACAACTTGTCTCCATCGGTTTCCACAACTATAAATGGGCTGTACTTTCTTACCTGTTGTTTCATTTGAGAATATGATCAAGTTCATACACAATTCATTAACTaatgaatttgaaagaaaatactaGTAGGATGAATTATTATCCAGTAGTCACAATAGCTATagccaaaataaacaaaaagggaAACATTTCTATGAACTCAAAAAGAGTCCAATATCCTCCTACACTTAGGTAGATGGAGAAAGATTGTAAGATTCAGCCTCAGTTGTCATCTTTTAATAGCTTGAAAGTCAAATTCCCTGGTCTTCTTTAATATCTGTTCCCGAGTGTTCATCTGGATGGCTGGTAATCAGTTTTTATACTAAATAATTGAGTCAATTAGACTCCGTATAAAAATTTAACAACAGAAAGGTGGTGATCATATAGGAGTATGATCATGAAAAAGCCTTTAAATCTTATAGAAACAAATAAGATGGTTTTTGTTTCCCTGTGTCATTCAGACAGGCCCCTGAAGAATTGGACAATTTTTGCTCTGAAAGCAGATTGGtacagagggaaaaaaaaaaaaaccaaaccaaaccaacctCATAATCTGCAGTCCTTTTCAGTATCTGATATTTGGGTGTTTCTAGGTCTGGAGTCTTGTAAATCCGCAACTGCAGAGAATTACAATCTACATATAAGAGGGATCACTTGCATTGAGTACACATAATTTTGACAAtttaatgacttttttttttcttccgaAAATATGAAACTAGTACCTGCTTTATTACATCCAATAATCCTTCTAGAGAAAAATAGTCATTTTTCTGTATAGAATCCCAAACGTCCTGCAGACAAAAGAATGCAAGTTACTAGTATTGTTATTTAATGCCTGTTCCATCTTTAGTTCCTTTTTGTGGCAGGACAACTGGACCTTACCAAATGGCTGCAAAACTTTCCAGTGGCTGGGTTGACACCCATAATAGAGGTTCCTGTGAACACCAATTCTGGTTTCCATGGCAGAAGAATGAAACTCATTACCATAGTCCACCTTGTAGTTATTTCATAGGGCCCTGTCTATAGCAACTCAAGCAGTCAAGAAACTAtccaaaataaattaagttcattaaaaataaaaattatacaaatgaaATACCTATGTTCCATCATAAATGGAAACAGAACTAGAAACCAAGAGAAAGGAGTAAGAAAGAGCACAAACTCCACTGGTCTTatgcttattttcttttcctttttcttttgtcctTACAATTTTACATGAAACAGATTCCTCTTAGGCAATCAAAATTTCTTTACTACCAAATAGAAATGGTTAAATTGATCCTTTCCAACGACAAATTGAATCATTTAACAGGTAGGAAACCGATGCAAAAACACATGAAATGAcaaaatttaccaaaaaaatctCAGTAGGAGCATGAGAATCAATGatcatataaaaacaataacacaggaaagaaataaaatgcaCAACCCAATATGCAAAATCACACTTATTTCAGCAAATGCAAAACAATGCTGTGACAGAAATACACCAAATGGTTTctctaattataaaaaatatagagatgTCTGAAATACTGATATAAGCCCTTCATTTGGGGTATTGAAAATCATCCCATTTGGTGAATACACAAATTGGTTCATCTCCTTAAGAGCTCTAACTGTAAAGAACTATACCTGTTTCACCCAATGCAACTGAAAATGTGGCCGAAAGAGATTCTTCAAGAGGCCTATGTTGAAGAGATACCCACCAATGCTGTCATGCTTAGTGATTGGGTCCCGGAACTTCACCTGATCGTCATACGCCGTTCGATCAATTCCTTGGTCGTCAAAGAGATGAGGGAGATCATCGTACAAGAAATTCACTAACTGTTTCATGTCAATCGTTGATGTTGGCGGGCTTTGATCTACTATGCTTAGTCTAAGTGCCCACTTCAAATGTGTCTGTGTTCTGACGGCTAGGCTTCTGTTATTTCCGACATATTTGGGTGGCGGGAGAGAAATTCCGGAGCGTTTGGCGGTGGTGAGTCGGCGGAAACAGACGCTCCGGCCTTGGGGTGGCCGGGAAATCTGGTGGCACAAGTGGGTGCTGGCCATGTGTGGGAGAGGCGGCCTTTTGGTGCACTGTACATAGGCCTTGCTGGGATTGGCTGGGAATACCGGATACCATATAAACCTTAGCCAGAAGGCGATTGGTTGAAGCTGTAGGCCCAAACAACTTCAACCACTCAATTTCTTTCTAGTGGGTAAATGAGAGAAGGTCATTCACcgcaaattaaaaaaaaaataaaaagaaaatttttttgcCATGATGATCTCCTATAAATCTTAATTTACGGTTAACGATATGAAGACAAGAGTATTGGATAATTGGAAAGACTTCCTATTTACCGATAAATATACATAGCATAAAAGACAAGATATGGAAAGTTATTGCAAAGCTATATGTAAACAAAAAGTGTATAGCCGTGTTTCAAATAGAAACACAAATCAGTTTAAGGTGTTGCTCGAGTAATGTCTTAGATGGAAttatcaccattttttttatttttttttattttttattttatgatgctCTAAGCTTGGGGTTCCATCCTAAACGTCAATTTTGGTATGATGTGTGAGAAATTGCATACAAGGCCAAATGCCTTAACACAACTTATTGATTATAAAGCTaatatttggttttaaactagcctaagtactaaaaaatattgataacttGATAGTAGAGTTGTCCAATGGGTCGGATCGTCCCGATATGCCAAAAGGTTGAGATGGGTCAACACGACCCAATTACTGTAGTGAGTCGTGCTAAGCCTAAGGAGACAACCCATCATACCATCGTACCAACTTGTCACATTGACTCATCATGTCGGCCCGTCATACTAGCCTACTTGATCCtttcaaatatcactttttacttttttttttttttactacataTCAAATGTCtataatactttttttaacAACTATATAACATTTAGTTTGAAGGGTAAAAAAGTAAATcaatagttatttttacttattttttcatGTCAAATATCTATATTACCCCTCCCAACAATAACtagtttaaaaaatacataaataaatcattcactactaatatttttttatataaaatatctatGATACCCTCTCAACAACTATATAGTTTTCaccttttcttcttcatattttttcatgtaatttgttgaaatattaaataaaatatttttttttatatttcatttccttttatattccattattttaaatttattgttattttgatttaaaaaaaaaacaaattcaagtgtaatttttttttttacaatttttaaaaacaaaaaattaacatttctacaaattttacaattacaaactctataaatataaacataaaaaataaaaagtgtaatTATTAAaagtgtataaaaaataaaaattataattattagaagtggtttaaagtaataataagaaatttcatttaataatgaaaaaaaattaagataaaataacttaaaaaattaaattaaaaattttaataaagtaaGTGGCCTATGAGCCATGGGCACTAAGTATGACACAACAAGATTAACCCGCAAACTTATGGGTTATGTTGGACCGCATATTTTATTTGCATGAGTCAGCTCGACCAAACACGATTTTTAAGTAGGTCATGCTAGTCCGATAAGTTAGCCCATAATGACCCACTAAACATTGGGTCTTACTAGCCTAACATGACCCATTGGACAACTCTACTTGATGGTAGAGAGAAGCATTGATACAAAGAATCCATCACTTAATCGAAAAGATTCTATTGAAGAGAGTGATTTAGAAACTTCCTTTACATATTTCATATTGGCTTTGATGAAGAGATTACAAATATATTTCCTTGTTGAATGGCTTCAACACCAAGGAAATAGTGGAGTGGACCTAGATCCTTAAGAGAAAATGGCCAACTGGTGATGTGATAAATTGCTGAACTGATAGAGTTGAATTAATGGCGACAATCATATCAGCAAAgtacattaacaaaaaaaatgatcaacATGCCATGATGGTAGATGAAGAGAGAGGGAGGCCGTAGATTTAGGATTTACAAACCTTGAGAGATGAAAAACCTATGGAATTCATTATATTAAGATTAGGGAACTTAAGGGAGATTGTAAATTGCATTTTTGAATTTACAAATATGATGAGAATGTTGATCATCAATGAAACTTGAATGTTGAGTCATGTAAGCATCATCTTCAATGTGGCCTTAAGAAAATGTTGTTGATATCAATTTGGCATAGAGGCTAGTCATGGGTGACAACAAAAGTGAAAATAAGTCAAATTGTGATAGGTTTGATGACCAAGCCGAAGGTGGCATGAAAGTCCATTCAAGATGTTGATGGTGATAACATCATTGGAggtttacatttttttcatgacatgGGTTTATCACGACAAGGGTAGGAGAATCGAGTAGGCTCATAGAGTTCTATAATACGGTTTTGTTGGTCATTATTTCTAGGAAGTTAAAGAGAGCAACTTGATGGGGGATAGTGGCTCATTCAAGCAGGAGGTTATAATACTCTATACATGTAGGGAGGTATTCAAAAGACTTCTTGATTGTATATTTTATTTGCATGTATATGTACATCAAGTAAGAGACAAAATACGAAAAGCTATTGCAAGACCCTACATAATCATATGAATCAGAAAATTGTATtgttaagttttcaaatataaatacaaattagATTCCAATGATTAAGGTGttgacttcattttttaaatgacaAAGTATATGAGAAGAAGAAATCATATCAAATGCATGGACATACCCAAAACAAAGTTATCTCTTCAATTCAATGAAAAAGTTCAAAGGAGACAACTTGATCTTGCAGTCATTTTTGGTCGTTTCCTTCTTCAATTCTAATTTCTCATCCATCCTCCATGAAAAAACCTCTATTAAAAACTCACATCCTttatcaaaattgaattttactattgaaaatttcaatgaaattgaaaatcctCCAAACAAAATTGACTTTTAAGAATACAATTTGTATTGTGTCAAGTGGTCTCTtacatggtaaaaaaaaatgttgtaaatttgtcaaaaatctaataaatgaaaaaacacaTTCTCTTAAAAGATGGATTTTCAAATTAATGCAGTTTGGGTTAATATAGATTGTAAAAGCTCtttatcataatttttgaataattaatcaagaaagcaaaaaaagcaaaaaaagaaaaaaagaaaagaaaaacaaacaaagaataaagccaaattgagaaattaaactCCAAACCCTAACATATAATGTATAGGAAAACTTATGTCATCATTTACTAGTAGTTTCGTCATCTAACCAAGTCAACCAATGAAATAGTATTCAACATTTTATTAAGTCATTTGTAAGAATTTTGGGTATTTAggcaaataaaatataaattttggaCATATGTTGAAATCATTGTTcaaaataatgtattttttaaaattagtttaaaactatattttgaaaataccatTTCTATATAAATCAAAAACCACAATTTCAAGACACAATTTGAAAATGTGTATTGAAACAATAGTTTAAAAATGTGGTTTTTAAATACGTACcaaaatgatattttcaaaaGGGTGCGtcaaacaaattttaagaaaatttaaatgatgaagcatgaaaaaaaaattgatcattttGAACCCAAACTCGTATAAACCCCACATAATATATGACTCATCATCCTTACCCTCATAACAGTACCATAAATTTCAGATAAGGATCAAGTAGTAGAATTCCATAATTCGGATAATAATTTCCCTTCTAGAAAGTAGAAGACCATCCcttatttttctattgaaaGCCAGATGTACGAAGGATGTCAAGGCTAGTTCAAACTAGGCGGCTCACAATTATGTGGGTAGGTAGGGTTATGACTTGGGTTGGGTTGGAAATATTGGGTTGGCTCACAAGTGTATGGGCAAGGTTACAACTTGGACAAGATGGATGAGTTCATACTAAACTTGTCTTTCAATTTAATCCAATTTGGATAAATGAGTTAGAAGACTAATTCATACTAAATTTGTCCATCAATATATCCGATCGACACCAAATCCCACTCTAAGTCAAAGGGCAGAAAGGGTTATTATGGTTCTTATGTGTTATTTTGACGAAAATTGAGAGAGCAGAATTGtggaataatttcattttcatatatctCATAAAACTATATTTGGTGTTAgctttataaagaaaaatccTAACTATATAAAATCCTATGATTTATGGGATACTCTaacaaaataggaaactaactaaaTTAACCTAATTCTAGGAATTTTGACTGTTACAAACAAACTCTCCTAAATTAGCATAATTACTATACATAGCAAAATACAAGTCATTAATTTACAACCATAGTTCACGTTTTCccacatatttaaaaaacaataatggcCTAAAATGGGgtttccaataaataaaataattattttcaaataataaaatataaagtatattaataaaataagtgttAAATCCATATATGTCttaaaagtgataaaatatatCATAGTTATTAATTTAACATATATGATAActccaaacttaattttcattattcaaaGATACTTTAactattaaacaaaaatgatatatttattaattgaatatttaaGATCAGACTTTGATTatctcatttgaaaatcaattgataTTCAATGAGGATATGTCAAACCTTTTATGGTATTTGACATCATACCTCACAAACCGTTCTAAAATCCATCATTTGGGTGATCCATCTTCAAACCTAAGAGCAATATTGTTCCACCTCAAAAGGAATTAAGAAATCAtaaagttttttctttattattttaatattttaaatacaataatgaataatataactaaaaaataataatataataaatcacaATCTTTGACTTTGAGCTTTGATGGATTGCTTACACTTTCAACCTGTAttaatctttaatattttaaattaaaaattttctaacctAAATCTGAATCTAACATATTCAATCTTCCTAACTCGGGCCTGATCATTTGGCCATCGTTTGGACCCACCAAGTTGCATCCCTAACATGGGGGCTCCAATTGGACTCAGTCTACACATTTGCAGTGTCAATTTTGACTTCATCATAGAGGTGGGTTTCTGATCTAGCAAATTAAGAGGGATGGCATGTTACAATTGATGTTCTTTCCACCTTCAATTGCTAGGAATATACTACCAGTGTTAGTATTGGTCCAGTAGGTGATTAGAGATGTAATGGAATATATAGAGCGTCGGTTCGATATTTATATTACTCGAATCTCGTGATGGTTTTTTTGTACATATCCTTAGTTCCCCTTTCTGAAATACTTTTCCATTGCCT
Proteins encoded in this window:
- the LOC117925255 gene encoding uncharacterized protein LOC117925255 isoform X2; the protein is MASTHLCHQISRPPQGRSVCFRRLTTAKRSGISLPPPKYVGNNRSLAVRTQTHLKWALRLSIVDQSPPTSTIDMKQLVNFLYDDLPHLFDDQGIDRTAYDDQVKFRDPITKHDSIGGYLFNIGLLKNLFRPHFQLHWVKQTGPYEITTRWTMVMSFILLPWKPELVFTGTSIMGVNPATGKFCSHLDVWDSIQKNDYFSLEGLLDVIKQLRIYKTPDLETPKYQILKRTADYEVRKYSPFIVVETDGDKLSGSTGFNDVAGYIFGKNSTMEKIPMTTPVFTQAFDADKSKVSIQIVLPLEKEMSSLPDPNQEAISLRKVEGGIAAVSKFSGKPMDDIVQEKEKALRSNLIRDGLKPKMGCLLARYNDPGRTWSSIMRNEVLIWLEEFSLD
- the LOC117925255 gene encoding uncharacterized protein LOC117925255 isoform X1 encodes the protein MASTHLCHQISRPPQGRSVCFRRLTTAKRSGISLPPPKYVGNNRSLAVRTQTHLKWALRLSIVDQSPPTSTIDMKQLVNFLYDDLPHLFDDQGIDRTAYDDQVKFRDPITKHDSIGGYLFNIGLLKNLFRPHFQLHWVKQTGPYEITTRWTMVMSFILLPWKPELVFTGTSIMGVNPATGKFCSHLDVWDSIQKNDYFSLEGLLDVIKQLRIYKTPDLETPKYQILKRTADYEVRKYSPFIVVETDGDKLSGSTGFNDVAGYIFGKNSTMEKIPMTTPVFTQAFDADKSKVSIQIVLPLEKEMSSLPDPNQEAISLRKVEGGIAAVSKFSGKPMDDIVQEKEKALRSNLIRDGLKPKMGCLLARYNDPGRTWSSIMYSYGWRSFHWTSALNKVSLWLASIAVGQS